A window from Chryseobacterium vaccae encodes these proteins:
- the arfB gene encoding alternative ribosome rescue aminoacyl-tRNA hydrolase ArfB, producing the protein MKDFSKELSFKTSRSSGAGGQNVNKVETAVTVLWKVVESEFFNDDQKELIQQKLKNRINAEGLLFLTVSESRTQLMNKNKAIEKIIDLVNKALIVPKKRTATKPSRAQKQKRLDGKKKLSDKKENRRFKF; encoded by the coding sequence ATGAAAGACTTTTCCAAAGAACTCAGTTTCAAAACCTCCCGCAGCAGTGGAGCAGGAGGGCAGAATGTCAACAAAGTGGAGACCGCCGTTACCGTTCTGTGGAAAGTGGTAGAGTCAGAGTTTTTCAATGATGACCAGAAAGAGCTGATACAGCAAAAACTGAAAAACAGAATTAACGCAGAGGGGTTATTATTTCTGACGGTTTCTGAAAGCAGGACCCAGCTGATGAACAAAAATAAAGCCATCGAAAAGATAATAGATCTTGTCAACAAAGCCCTGATTGTTCCTAAAAAAAGAACAGCAACAAAACCCTCAAGAGCTCAAAAACAAAAAAGGCTGGATGGTAAGAAAAAGC